The proteins below are encoded in one region of Geomonas ferrireducens:
- a CDS encoding 2-dehydropantoate 2-reductase: protein MNRPIQKIAIIGAGALGAVYGSLLFTHDRDSVFFIADGSRREKLAADGVLVNGTSFPIPAFTPEEAPIADLVIVAVKHRQLDEAIAGIRRVVGERTVILSVMNGIDSEERIAAVYGWDKVLYALSLGIDAVREGNAVTYQNLGRILFGERDNTEQNERVRLVGDLFRRAGINHEVPPDMVRSLWFKYMINVGVNQVSAVLGMTYGAIRESARAREMMDAAMREVIAVAAAKKVDLSERDLEEWYRVLGTLGASGKTSMLQDVEAGRPAEVDMLAGTMIAMGEQYRIPTPVNRELFTELKRIENEKERGKMTISRTVDFILELDKLKSVTRKNRSKGSDRYENSAEHSWHIAMMAYSLQPYARTVLDMHRVVGMLLVHDVGEIDTGDTIVYATEGWEERKAAELEAVRRIFGMVQEPQRSFFLGLWLEFEEAVTPEARFAHAADRAIPALLNLANEGQSWRENGISYQRVIGRIGPPIEAGCPALWEYLRGRLAEENEKGWFGEDR, encoded by the coding sequence CATCGGCGCCGGAGCGCTCGGCGCCGTCTATGGCAGCCTCCTTTTTACCCACGACCGTGACTCGGTCTTCTTCATCGCCGACGGGTCCCGCCGCGAAAAGCTGGCGGCCGACGGGGTGCTCGTGAACGGTACAAGTTTTCCCATCCCGGCGTTCACCCCGGAAGAGGCGCCCATCGCGGACCTGGTCATCGTGGCGGTGAAGCACCGGCAGCTCGACGAGGCGATTGCCGGCATCCGCCGCGTCGTCGGTGAGCGCACCGTCATCCTCTCGGTCATGAACGGCATCGACAGCGAGGAGCGCATCGCGGCGGTGTACGGCTGGGACAAGGTGCTGTACGCCCTGTCGCTCGGCATCGATGCCGTCCGCGAAGGTAACGCGGTCACCTACCAGAACCTCGGACGCATCCTCTTCGGCGAGCGTGACAACACCGAGCAAAACGAGCGGGTCCGCCTTGTCGGCGACCTTTTCCGGCGTGCCGGCATCAACCACGAGGTGCCGCCGGACATGGTGCGCAGCCTCTGGTTCAAGTACATGATCAACGTGGGCGTGAACCAGGTATCCGCCGTACTCGGCATGACCTACGGCGCCATCAGGGAGTCCGCCCGCGCGCGGGAAATGATGGACGCCGCCATGCGCGAGGTTATCGCCGTTGCCGCGGCCAAAAAGGTGGATCTTTCCGAGCGTGACCTGGAGGAGTGGTACCGCGTACTTGGAACCTTGGGCGCTTCCGGGAAGACCTCGATGCTCCAGGATGTGGAAGCGGGACGTCCGGCCGAGGTGGACATGCTGGCCGGAACCATGATCGCCATGGGCGAGCAGTATCGGATCCCGACGCCGGTGAACCGGGAGCTTTTCACCGAACTGAAGCGGATTGAAAACGAGAAGGAGAGGGGGAAGATGACGATTTCACGCACCGTGGACTTCATTCTCGAGCTTGACAAGCTGAAGAGCGTGACCCGCAAGAACCGTTCAAAGGGGAGTGACCGCTACGAGAACTCGGCCGAGCACAGCTGGCATATCGCCATGATGGCCTACTCGCTCCAGCCCTATGCCCGGACTGTGCTGGACATGCACCGTGTTGTCGGTATGCTCCTCGTGCACGATGTGGGGGAGATCGATACCGGGGACACCATCGTTTATGCGACCGAGGGATGGGAAGAGCGTAAGGCCGCCGAACTGGAGGCGGTGCGGAGGATCTTCGGGATGGTGCAGGAACCGCAGCGCTCCTTTTTCCTGGGCCTCTGGCTCGAGTTCGAGGAAGCCGTAACCCCGGAGGCGCGTTTCGCCCACGCCGCCGACCGCGCCATTCCGGCTCTGCTCAACCTGGCGAACGAGGGGCAGAGCTGGCGCGAAAACGGCATCAGCTACCAACGGGTGATAGGACGCATCGGGCCTCCTATCGAGGCGGGCTGCCCGGCGTTGTGGGAGTACCTGCGGGGGCGCCTTGCCGAGGAAAACGAGAAGGGGTGGTTCGGGGAGGATCGATGA
- a CDS encoding DUF3187 family protein, which produces MRKLASFAVALFLVAVTASGVGAEPLAITPFYTFNQNPLVQIYGLPAAESAVVQPAGRGWGLLAFDVANSDVDNENARERLLLDGESERSTLAFRYGVAENLELGFDLPMVAYNGGIFDGFIKQWHRFFGLPQGNRLSSPDDRLLFLYERDGEERLRMENATFRLGDVRLNGAWQLYHDRSVNPRALALRASVKLPTGSSSRLTGSGSTDLALWLTGSDDYQLPGKWGHATLFGALGGMGLTDGDVLKGQQENLVGFGTVGGGWSPRDFIAFKVQFSGHTAFYKDSDLSELTSPAVQLLFGGTYAFTPSTTLDIALSEDIIVGASPDVALHLALGQRF; this is translated from the coding sequence ATGAGGAAACTTGCAAGCTTCGCCGTTGCGCTCTTTTTAGTCGCCGTCACGGCTTCCGGCGTCGGTGCGGAACCGCTGGCGATAACCCCCTTTTACACCTTCAACCAGAATCCCCTTGTGCAGATCTACGGTCTGCCGGCGGCGGAGAGCGCCGTCGTGCAGCCGGCTGGGCGGGGTTGGGGGCTTCTGGCCTTCGACGTCGCGAACAGCGATGTCGATAACGAGAACGCACGGGAGCGTCTGCTTCTGGACGGCGAGAGCGAGCGGAGCACGCTCGCCTTTCGCTACGGCGTCGCAGAGAACCTCGAACTCGGTTTCGATCTCCCCATGGTGGCCTACAACGGGGGGATCTTCGACGGCTTCATCAAACAATGGCACCGCTTCTTCGGGCTACCCCAGGGAAACCGCTTGAGCTCGCCCGACGACCGGCTCCTTTTCCTGTACGAGCGTGATGGGGAGGAGCGGCTTCGCATGGAAAACGCCACCTTCCGCTTGGGCGACGTCCGGCTCAACGGCGCATGGCAGCTGTACCACGACCGTAGCGTCAACCCGCGCGCGCTTGCGCTGCGTGCCAGCGTGAAGCTTCCAACCGGAAGCAGCTCGAGGCTTACCGGCAGCGGCAGCACCGACCTGGCCCTTTGGCTTACCGGAAGCGATGACTACCAACTCCCGGGGAAATGGGGGCATGCGACCCTCTTCGGTGCGCTCGGCGGCATGGGGCTCACCGATGGGGATGTGTTGAAGGGACAGCAGGAGAATCTGGTCGGTTTCGGAACCGTCGGCGGAGGCTGGTCCCCGCGCGACTTCATCGCCTTCAAGGTGCAGTTTTCCGGGCACACCGCCTTCTACAAGGACAGCGACCTGAGCGAGCTGACCTCCCCCGCCGTGCAGCTTCTTTTCGGCGGCACCTACGCCTTCACCCCCTCGACAACGCTCGATATCGCCCTTTCCGAGGACATCATCGTCGGCGCCTCTCCGGACGTCGCCCTTCACCTCGCTCTGGGGCAGCGCTTCTAG
- a CDS encoding winged helix-turn-helix transcriptional regulator, whose protein sequence is MSESKTVSLADQMRRGELFSTQCPSREILKHVTSQWGVLVLVALMGGTHRFSELRRKVGGVSEKMLAQTLQYLERDGFVCRVSFPVVPPHVEYSLTPLGREIGLKVEALADWIEGNLPSIMSVQRTANQEVVEQQA, encoded by the coding sequence ATGAGTGAGTCGAAAACCGTTAGCCTGGCGGATCAGATGCGCCGCGGAGAGCTGTTCTCCACGCAGTGCCCCTCGCGTGAAATACTGAAGCATGTGACCAGCCAGTGGGGGGTCCTGGTACTTGTCGCCCTTATGGGAGGGACGCACCGATTCAGTGAACTGCGGCGCAAGGTGGGAGGAGTGAGTGAAAAGATGCTTGCGCAGACGCTTCAGTACCTGGAGAGGGACGGCTTTGTCTGTAGGGTCTCGTTTCCTGTGGTGCCGCCACACGTGGAATACTCGCTGACCCCGCTCGGAAGGGAGATCGGGCTGAAAGTGGAGGCCCTGGCGGACTGGATCGAAGGCAACCTGCCGAGCATCATGTCCGTTCAGCGAACGGCGAATCAGGAAGTAGTTGAACAGCAGGCTTAG
- a CDS encoding SDR family oxidoreductase, giving the protein MIVITGATGQLGRLVIASLLKKVPASSIVAAVRNPDKAKDLASLGVQVRKADYNAPESWKAALAGAEKVLLISSSEVGQRINQHRTVIEAAREADVKLLAYTSLLHADTSPLGLAAEHLATETMIRDSGVPFVMLRNGWYTENYAASVPSAVEHGAFYGSAGEGRIASAARADYAEAAVAVLTGEGEGGRVYELAGDTAYTLTEFAAEISRQYGKQVNYVNLPELEFKKLLVSVGLPEPFAALLADSDSGAARGGLFDGGHQLSALIGRPTTSPAAVIAQGKIGA; this is encoded by the coding sequence ATGATCGTCATTACCGGAGCTACCGGACAGTTAGGTCGTCTCGTAATCGCATCGCTTCTGAAGAAAGTGCCGGCCTCGAGCATCGTTGCCGCCGTACGGAATCCGGACAAGGCAAAAGATCTCGCCTCCCTGGGAGTGCAGGTCCGAAAGGCCGACTACAACGCTCCCGAGAGCTGGAAGGCGGCGCTTGCCGGAGCCGAAAAGGTCCTGCTCATCTCCTCAAGCGAGGTCGGGCAGCGCATCAACCAGCATCGCACCGTCATCGAAGCAGCCAGGGAAGCGGACGTGAAACTGCTTGCCTATACCAGCCTGCTGCATGCCGACACCTCGCCCCTCGGCCTTGCCGCCGAGCACCTTGCCACCGAAACCATGATCCGCGACTCCGGCGTACCGTTCGTGATGCTGCGCAACGGCTGGTACACCGAGAACTACGCCGCCAGTGTTCCTTCGGCGGTCGAGCATGGAGCCTTCTACGGCTCCGCCGGCGAAGGCCGGATCGCGTCGGCCGCCCGTGCCGACTACGCGGAAGCCGCCGTCGCCGTGCTCACCGGGGAAGGGGAGGGGGGACGGGTCTACGAACTGGCCGGCGACACCGCCTACACCCTCACCGAGTTCGCCGCCGAGATTTCCCGGCAGTACGGCAAACAGGTGAACTACGTGAACCTTCCCGAGCTCGAGTTCAAAAAACTGCTCGTATCCGTCGGACTTCCCGAGCCTTTTGCCGCACTTTTGGCCGACTCAGACAGCGGCGCAGCCAGGGGAGGCCTCTTCGACGGCGGTCACCAGTTGAGCGCCCTGATCGGCAGGCCGACCACCTCTCCCGCAGCGGTGATAGCCCAGGGCAAAATAGGCGCCTGA